A window of Chitinophaga sp. MM2321 contains these coding sequences:
- a CDS encoding glutaminase domain-containing protein, which produces MKRILAIFALCAFTKGAVAQQLAPAYPLITHDPYFSIWSTADTLNSIATTHWTGAEQSLTGMVKVDGVTYRVLGKNSVSHVAVLPTAEEQAYQVKYTETAPSENWMEGGFDDKSWKTGAAPFGDNAATAKTTWKSHDLWVRRTFKMAYIPDGALLLKISHDDNIDVYLNGEKIYTHQGWLHKYKYLEISDEIKRKLKKEGNVLAIHVVNTAGGAFLDAGLSTIAPEPADQGMGNAIQTGVTINATQTIYNYTCGNIDLTLTFTSPLLMQDLMLLSRPVSYISYKVAANDHNKHKVQLYFGASSNICVNVSSQAVTTTQYTAGKLSVLKAGSKEQPVLKKKGDDLRIDWGYMYVGVPAAAHPEQYVTSPADAVLRFIGGKTGNAKQDKDVVLSSVVTLDQVDGNPQEQVFLLGYDDLYAIQYFNTNIKAWWKSKPGQTIEKELNAAAADYAAIIQQCEQFNQQLHDDAVRAGGETYAKLCELAYRQSISAHKLVKGPQGELLFLSKENFSNGCINTVDVTYPSAPLFLVYNPDLLKGMMNGIFYFSESGHYTKPYAAHDLGTYPLANGQVYGEGMPVEESGNMLILAGAIAKAEGNATYAKAHWKTLTTWAEYLLKEGFDPANQLCTDDFAGHLARNTNLSLKAIAGIRAYAMMAEQLGETAAAARYNDSAKVMASKWIQLADDGDHFALAFENKNSWSQKYNMVWDKVLNFNLFPADVYKKETAYYLTKQQRFGLPLDSRKTYTKSDWILWTAVLSDDFDAFIQPVYAYVTNTPTRVPLSDWHETTNGKMVGFQARSVVGGYFMKMLDAKFNPPAHAKK; this is translated from the coding sequence ATGAAGAGAATACTAGCCATTTTTGCACTCTGTGCATTTACAAAAGGAGCTGTTGCACAGCAGCTGGCGCCGGCCTATCCGCTAATCACACATGATCCTTATTTTAGTATCTGGTCTACTGCAGATACGTTGAACAGCATCGCCACCACACATTGGACAGGAGCAGAGCAATCACTCACCGGCATGGTGAAAGTAGACGGTGTGACCTATCGCGTACTGGGAAAAAATTCCGTTAGCCATGTAGCTGTGTTGCCTACCGCGGAAGAGCAGGCATACCAGGTGAAGTATACAGAAACTGCACCATCAGAAAACTGGATGGAAGGCGGCTTTGATGATAAGAGCTGGAAAACAGGCGCAGCCCCGTTTGGCGACAATGCAGCTACCGCTAAAACCACCTGGAAAAGCCATGATCTGTGGGTGAGAAGAACATTCAAAATGGCGTATATACCTGATGGCGCCTTGCTCCTGAAGATCAGTCATGATGATAATATCGATGTTTATCTCAATGGAGAAAAAATTTATACACACCAGGGTTGGTTACATAAATACAAATACCTGGAGATCTCTGATGAGATAAAGCGTAAGCTAAAGAAAGAAGGGAATGTGCTGGCTATACACGTTGTAAATACTGCTGGTGGCGCTTTTCTGGATGCGGGTTTATCCACTATTGCACCGGAACCAGCTGATCAGGGCATGGGTAATGCCATTCAAACCGGTGTAACCATCAACGCTACCCAAACCATTTATAATTATACCTGCGGCAATATTGATCTCACACTTACATTCACCTCACCCTTGCTGATGCAGGATCTGATGTTGCTGTCGAGACCTGTTTCCTATATCTCTTATAAGGTAGCGGCCAATGATCATAACAAACACAAAGTGCAGTTATATTTCGGCGCCTCTTCTAATATATGCGTTAACGTGTCTTCACAAGCAGTGACGACCACGCAATATACTGCCGGCAAACTGTCAGTACTGAAAGCGGGTTCAAAAGAGCAGCCGGTGCTGAAGAAAAAGGGCGATGATCTGCGGATTGACTGGGGCTATATGTATGTAGGGGTGCCTGCTGCGGCCCATCCGGAGCAGTATGTTACCAGTCCCGCGGATGCCGTTCTGCGTTTTATAGGTGGTAAGACGGGCAACGCCAAACAGGATAAAGATGTAGTACTCAGCAGTGTGGTGACCCTTGATCAGGTCGATGGAAATCCGCAGGAACAGGTGTTCCTGCTGGGTTATGACGATCTGTATGCCATCCAGTACTTTAATACGAATATAAAAGCATGGTGGAAAAGTAAGCCGGGACAAACCATCGAAAAAGAGTTGAACGCAGCGGCTGCGGATTATGCAGCTATCATACAGCAATGTGAACAGTTCAATCAGCAATTGCATGATGATGCCGTGCGGGCCGGTGGAGAAACCTATGCGAAACTTTGTGAGCTGGCCTACCGCCAGAGCATTTCAGCACACAAGCTGGTGAAGGGGCCGCAGGGTGAGTTACTGTTTCTTTCAAAAGAAAATTTCAGTAATGGCTGTATCAATACCGTGGATGTAACCTATCCATCTGCTCCATTATTCCTGGTATATAATCCTGATCTGTTGAAAGGGATGATGAATGGTATTTTCTATTTCTCTGAGAGTGGGCATTATACCAAACCTTATGCAGCGCATGATCTGGGAACATATCCATTAGCGAATGGACAGGTGTATGGTGAAGGGATGCCGGTAGAAGAATCCGGTAATATGCTTATACTGGCGGGCGCTATTGCCAAAGCAGAAGGCAATGCCACTTACGCTAAAGCACATTGGAAAACACTGACTACATGGGCAGAATACCTGTTGAAAGAAGGGTTTGATCCAGCTAACCAGTTATGTACAGATGATTTTGCCGGTCACCTGGCGCGCAATACCAATCTTTCTTTGAAGGCTATTGCCGGTATCCGTGCTTATGCCATGATGGCGGAGCAACTGGGCGAAACTGCTGCTGCTGCGCGTTATAACGACAGCGCAAAAGTGATGGCATCCAAGTGGATTCAGTTGGCAGATGACGGAGACCACTTCGCACTGGCCTTTGAAAATAAGAACAGCTGGAGTCAGAAATATAACATGGTATGGGACAAAGTATTAAACTTTAACCTTTTCCCGGCAGATGTTTATAAGAAAGAAACAGCCTACTATTTAACGAAGCAACAGCGATTCGGCTTACCGCTTGACAGCCGGAAAACATACACCAAATCGGACTGGATCCTGTGGACAGCAGTACTGTCAGATGATTTTGATGCTTTTATCCAACCCGTATACGCCTATGTAACGAATACGCCTACACGTGTTCCACTGAGCGACTGGCATGAAACAACGAATGGCAAGATGGTAGGCTTTCAGGCGAGGAGTGTAGTAGGTGGATATTTTATGAAGATGCTGGATGCAAAATTTAATCCGCCGGCACATGCAAAAAAATAA